Within the Phycisphaerae bacterium genome, the region GGCCGTCGCTGACGTACGATACGGTCATCCCGCTGGCGTTTGGCGGCTGGACCGACTACACCATCGTCGATCGGATGAGAAAGGGCGGCAAGGTGGTGGTGCCGGGCGATGGGACGTCGCTGTGGACGGTCACGCATTCGGAGGATTTCGCGAAGGGTTTCGTCGGACTTTTGGGCCATCAACAGGCGGTGGGACACGCGTTTCATATTACGTCGGATGAGTTGCTGACGTGGGATCAGATCTATCAGGCGGTGGCGGAGGCGGTTGGCGTTGACGCCAAGATCGTGCACGTTCCCTCGGACCTGATCGTGCACCTCGATCCGGGGCAGGAGGGCACGCTGCTGGGCGATAAGTCGCACAGCGCGATCTTCGACAACAGCAAGATCAAGACGTTCGTGCCCGGCTACCGGGCGACCATTCCGTTCCGCGCGGGCATCAAACGGACGATCGCGCGGTTTGAGGCCGATCCGCAGCGGAGCAAGGTCAACGAAGAGAGCAACCGCAGGATCGACGCGATCCTGGACGCGTATCGCAAGGTATTTCCCCTGGCATAGGAGGTGGCTCATGGATCGGAAGTATAATTTTGGCATCATCGGCTG harbors:
- a CDS encoding SDR family oxidoreductase: MKVLFIGGTGNISTAVSRLAVERGVDLHLLNRGHHKVDVPGAKTIIGDIHKKDEVAEVLKGHRWDAVVNWIAFAPGDIERDIALFAETARQYIFISSASVYQKPPSHPVITESTPLANSHWEYSRNKIACEEMLNRAYREQGFAMTIVRPSLTYDTVIPLAFGGWTDYTIVDRMRKGGKVVVPGDGTSLWTVTHSEDFAKGFVGLLGHQQAVGHAFHITSDELLTWDQIYQAVAEAVGVDAKIVHVPSDLIVHLDPGQEGTLLGDKSHSAIFDNSKIKTFVPGYRATIPFRAGIKRTIARFEADPQRSKVNEESNRRIDAILDAYRKVFPLA